The Legionella sp. PATHC032 genome has a window encoding:
- the mnmC gene encoding bifunctional tRNA (5-methylaminomethyl-2-thiouridine)(34)-methyltransferase MnmD/FAD-dependent 5-carboxymethylaminomethyl-2-thiouridine(34) oxidoreductase MnmC, which yields MSSPFVPIITADIDWRDDLPYSLQFDDIYYSAESGINQSLYVFLEGNNLINRWQQLPADESNIFTIAETGFGTGMNFLLTWKLWKKFAPQNARLHYISCEKHPLKKNDLIKCLQKWPELSVQAEKLIEHYPVLTPGYHHLTFSNNQITLTLMLGDVLECYEQLLFCGDNNLEQQLRESYVNAWYLDGFAPSKNQSMWSDNLLTVIAMLSKEGTTVATYSASSIVKTALTNAGFVIEKRKGFGPKRHMICACYEKAHASSKKNRHTPWHISYPVTKNERSALVVGGGLAGCFIANSLAKRGWEVTILEEKEKVGCAGSANQQAVLFPKLSTYKSPFTQFMLYSFLYANYVYKELLKHYDIGELKGSLLLAHNEKEKANQQSLINWLEVYPELGQLVDEKQSVELSGLSLPCGGLFIPSSGWINSPKLCNILINNKKISLITGNRVQSIDYNQKNWVVNNIEASVLILANGQQVNYFQETNHLPVKAIRGQMTTIQSTQESLKLKIPLCGEGHVLPALNNSHRVGATYDIGTSEPELNALDNQLNLDRLKRIAPEIMWSPNILDHWAGIRAASPDYLPIVGPLPNAFEFKKIYSELQSNSKRWIAKAAPCYPNLYACAAFGSRGLTTIPLATEWLAGLINKEISILPRKLMQAISPARFLRKKIIQGS from the coding sequence GTGAGTAGCCCCTTTGTCCCAATTATAACGGCAGATATTGATTGGCGTGATGATCTGCCGTATTCCTTACAATTTGATGATATTTATTATTCTGCTGAAAGCGGAATTAATCAAAGTCTTTATGTTTTTCTCGAAGGTAATAATTTGATTAATCGTTGGCAACAATTACCAGCTGATGAATCAAACATATTTACAATCGCGGAAACTGGTTTCGGTACAGGTATGAATTTCTTATTAACCTGGAAACTATGGAAAAAATTTGCACCTCAAAACGCTCGCTTACATTATATTTCTTGTGAAAAACATCCATTAAAAAAAAATGACCTAATCAAATGCTTACAAAAATGGCCAGAACTGAGTGTACAGGCTGAAAAATTAATAGAACACTATCCTGTTTTAACACCTGGTTATCATCATCTAACATTTAGTAACAACCAGATTACTTTAACATTAATGCTAGGAGATGTGCTGGAGTGCTATGAGCAATTACTGTTCTGTGGAGACAATAATCTTGAACAACAATTGAGAGAATCCTATGTTAATGCCTGGTACCTGGATGGCTTTGCACCATCAAAAAACCAATCCATGTGGTCTGATAATCTGCTCACTGTCATTGCCATGTTATCTAAAGAAGGCACTACAGTGGCTACCTATTCCGCTTCCAGTATTGTAAAAACTGCTTTAACCAATGCAGGGTTTGTTATTGAAAAAAGAAAAGGGTTTGGACCCAAACGACACATGATATGCGCTTGTTATGAAAAAGCCCATGCAAGTTCAAAAAAAAATCGTCATACCCCATGGCACATAAGCTATCCTGTTACAAAGAATGAAAGATCAGCACTAGTTGTTGGAGGAGGGCTTGCAGGTTGTTTTATTGCAAATAGTCTCGCTAAACGTGGCTGGGAAGTGACCATATTAGAAGAAAAAGAGAAGGTAGGGTGCGCTGGATCAGCAAATCAACAGGCTGTATTATTCCCTAAATTGTCCACCTATAAATCACCCTTTACTCAATTTATGCTTTATTCGTTTCTTTATGCTAATTACGTTTACAAGGAACTATTGAAACATTATGACATTGGTGAATTAAAAGGCTCTTTGTTGTTAGCACATAATGAGAAGGAAAAAGCAAACCAGCAAAGTCTTATTAATTGGCTAGAAGTATACCCTGAACTAGGGCAATTAGTGGACGAAAAACAATCTGTTGAATTATCAGGACTATCCTTGCCATGTGGTGGCTTATTTATTCCATCTTCCGGCTGGATTAACTCCCCTAAACTATGCAACATACTGATTAACAATAAAAAGATTTCTCTAATCACTGGCAATAGAGTTCAATCTATTGATTATAATCAAAAAAACTGGGTGGTTAATAACATCGAAGCCTCTGTACTAATTTTGGCAAATGGACAACAAGTAAATTATTTTCAAGAAACCAATCATTTGCCTGTAAAAGCGATTAGAGGACAAATGACTACGATTCAATCAACGCAAGAGAGTTTAAAGTTGAAGATTCCTTTATGTGGTGAAGGACATGTTTTACCGGCATTAAATAATAGTCATAGAGTTGGCGCAACTTATGATATTGGGACATCTGAACCCGAACTTAATGCTCTGGATAATCAGTTAAACCTTGATCGATTAAAACGGATAGCACCTGAAATAATGTGGTCCCCAAATATATTAGACCACTGGGCCGGTATACGCGCCGCATCACCAGATTACTTGCCTATAGTGGGACCTCTCCCCAATGCATTTGAATTTAAAAAAATTTATTCAGAATTACAATCTAATTCCAAACGATGGATAGCTAAAGCAGCTCCTTGTTATCCAAATCTATATGCGTGCGCAGCTTTTGGGTCACGAGGATTAACAACAATACCTCTCGCAACTGAATGGTTAGCTGGTTTAATTAATAAGGAAATTTCAATACTACCCAGAAAACTGATGCAAGCTATATCGCCCGCACGATTCTTAAGAAAAAAAATTATACAGGGATCATAG
- a CDS encoding PhzF family phenazine biosynthesis protein, translating to MHNIEFYQIDAFTDKVFHGNPAAVCILDDWLNDELLKAIAAQNTLAETAFIIKDDQDFHIRWFTSNGEISLSGHATLAAGFALLESDKGHGDSIVFHHSSGQITVEKKKEKFVLNFPRIDYKKTPSPDAILSLLDQPAIEVFETDLDYLVLLEHESQIRNLQIDLLSLAKLPRRGIIVTSTTTEADFCSRCFYPKHSISEDPVTGSAHCILAPFWAEKLNKTNLYAVQGLHRKGELYCELQRNRVLISGHCRWYLRGHLVI from the coding sequence GTGCATAATATTGAGTTTTATCAAATAGATGCTTTTACGGATAAAGTCTTCCATGGTAATCCGGCTGCGGTTTGTATTCTTGATGATTGGCTAAATGATGAGCTATTAAAGGCTATTGCTGCGCAAAATACTTTGGCAGAAACCGCTTTTATTATAAAAGATGACCAAGATTTTCATATTCGTTGGTTTACTTCTAATGGGGAAATTAGTCTGTCAGGACATGCGACTTTAGCAGCAGGATTTGCATTACTTGAGTCAGATAAAGGACATGGTGATTCTATTGTTTTTCATCACTCCAGCGGGCAAATTACAGTAGAAAAGAAAAAAGAAAAGTTTGTTCTGAATTTTCCAAGAATAGATTATAAAAAAACTCCTTCACCAGACGCAATTCTATCACTATTGGATCAACCGGCCATAGAGGTATTTGAAACAGATCTTGATTACCTGGTTTTACTTGAACATGAATCACAGATTCGAAATTTGCAAATCGATTTGCTTTCTTTAGCAAAACTCCCCAGAAGAGGAATCATTGTGACATCGACAACAACAGAAGCCGATTTCTGTTCTCGATGTTTTTATCCCAAACACAGCATTTCAGAAGATCCTGTTACCGGCTCAGCACATTGCATATTAGCTCCTTTTTGGGCAGAAAAACTCAATAAAACTAACCTATATGCTGTCCAGGGATTACACAGAAAAGGGGAGTTATATTGTGAGCTCCAGAGGAATAGAGTATTAATATCTGGCCATTGTCGATGGTATCTACGTGGACATTTAGTAATTTAA
- a CDS encoding peptide MFS transporter yields MLILSKKRGLWSSMPQGTFALFFIQVVSTLSFSVLYSTLVLYMKGKLGLPIATANSIMGVFIAYNFALHLLGGFWGGRLLSNRSLFCVGMIAQIAGCVLLSVGNTAFLYYGLAAFLTGSGLNVTCVNCMLTQQFAPEDSRRETAFLWNYAGMNIGFFIGFSLSGVFQISQNYQRLFLLSSLGNLVALLICLYFWQQLHDKNTAYSRKDKPAQRKATAFGIGLIFVLPFILRQLLQYADWANKLVIITGIVMLILILILAQQQSTKEARDKIYGFAVLMLVGTVFWMLYQIGPMGLTVFIDHNVQRQYGNWIIPPQWFQNINTVVIVFGGPLLGFILNRMRQNGSQINIPTQFAFALFFIGVAFAILPIGINYANQYGMVNPGWVVASFILQSIGELLISPIGYAMIGALAPTSLQGVMMGMWMLNTGVGATLSSYSSNLMIIGQESTSPLLTNEGYSHVFLMLGLFAIGSSVILFILVPKLRKLIKEKNLNNFKQSGIEVTERVALCE; encoded by the coding sequence ATGTTGATTTTGAGTAAAAAAAGAGGACTATGGAGTTCCATGCCCCAAGGTACGTTTGCATTATTTTTTATACAAGTGGTTTCTACTTTAAGCTTTAGTGTTCTTTATTCAACTCTTGTATTGTACATGAAAGGTAAACTTGGTTTACCAATAGCCACAGCAAATAGCATAATGGGGGTATTTATAGCCTACAATTTTGCTCTGCATCTATTAGGTGGTTTTTGGGGTGGCAGACTACTCTCTAACCGCTCGTTATTTTGCGTTGGGATGATAGCACAAATTGCTGGTTGTGTTTTGCTCTCTGTAGGAAATACAGCCTTTTTATATTATGGTTTAGCTGCTTTCTTAACAGGTTCAGGGTTAAATGTAACATGTGTAAATTGTATGCTGACACAGCAATTTGCACCTGAAGACTCTCGAAGAGAAACCGCATTTCTATGGAATTACGCGGGAATGAATATTGGTTTTTTTATTGGATTTAGCCTCAGTGGGGTATTCCAGATTTCTCAAAACTATCAAAGGCTTTTTCTTTTAAGCAGTTTAGGTAATCTTGTCGCTTTGCTTATATGTCTCTATTTCTGGCAGCAATTGCATGATAAAAACACTGCTTATTCAAGAAAAGACAAACCTGCACAAAGAAAAGCAACTGCATTTGGGATTGGACTAATTTTTGTACTTCCCTTTATTTTAAGACAATTATTGCAGTATGCGGATTGGGCCAATAAATTGGTCATTATCACTGGGATTGTTATGCTCATATTAATCTTGATATTAGCTCAACAACAATCCACAAAAGAAGCGAGGGATAAGATCTATGGATTTGCGGTATTAATGTTGGTTGGTACTGTATTTTGGATGTTATACCAAATTGGTCCAATGGGGTTAACTGTATTCATTGACCACAATGTGCAACGACAATATGGTAATTGGATTATTCCACCACAGTGGTTTCAAAATATTAATACTGTAGTCATAGTATTCGGAGGCCCGCTATTAGGGTTTATATTAAACAGAATGCGCCAAAATGGATCTCAGATAAATATTCCTACTCAATTCGCTTTCGCATTATTTTTTATAGGGGTTGCTTTTGCTATCTTACCAATAGGTATTAATTACGCGAATCAGTATGGTATGGTTAATCCGGGTTGGGTAGTAGCAAGCTTTATATTACAAAGTATTGGCGAACTTCTAATATCACCAATTGGTTATGCCATGATAGGAGCATTAGCCCCAACTTCTCTCCAGGGAGTTATGATGGGAATGTGGATGCTTAATACCGGGGTTGGTGCTACTCTATCAAGTTATAGCTCAAATTTAATGATTATCGGTCAAGAAAGTACTTCTCCTTTATTGACCAATGAGGGTTACAGTCATGTCTTTTTGATGCTTGGTTTGTTTGCAATAGGATCATCCGTTATACTTTTCATTTTAGTGCCTAAACTAAGAAAGTTGATCAAAGAAAAAAATTTGAATAACTTTAAACAGTCTGGCATAGAGGTAACTGAAAGAGTAGCTTTATGTGAGTAG